In Cryptococcus gattii WM276 chromosome B, complete sequence, the DNA window TGCAAGCGAGTATTCGCAACTACTCCGGGTTAGCATTCCGTTTTTCCCCTAAAATCAGAGTAACTTACACTTCTTTTCCCCTGCTAACCATCGTTCAAACCAATCATTCTCCCTAAGGACAACACCGACGAGACCTTCCCAAGTTGGTGCGTCTCTTCCTTCATACAAGCTCGTAGCTTTCAAATCAAACCCACCACCCCTAACGGCTTCATCAAACACAACGGTCTGATACACTGTATGCGCCAGTAGAGCCGGATGATCTAAAAGGTGGGGTATACGAGCCCGTaaaagagaaaggaggatagggaggaggagaagggtgAAGTCGCACTTGACAGATACTGAAGTGTACCCGGCCTGAGAGGTGAGTTGTTGAATGTAAGTGGTAAGGAATGTCTGGTGGGTATACACCTGGTCAAGGATATTGGCAAAGGCCCATTCCGGCTGTATCTCCGTGAGCATTTCGTTAGAAAACGAATTGTCTGACGGAATCACCTTGTCAATCCTATTGGTACCTTTGGTTCCCATAAAATGATATCTGAATCTTAATTCAATCGGGCGCACCAAGGCTTGTAAAGGATATAAGCCCATTCCAGACGACCATTGTGGGTGGCTGGAAGCGCCAGTTTCTTCGAGAGATTCTTTTCTGCATCGCATGTCAGTATCTGCTTAAGATCATACCTTTTAAGAAAAGCAACACACTCCAATTGCAGATACAAAAGGTCTTGAAACGCTCGTTCAAATGAACGTCTCGCTTCCAAAGGTGCATTTTCATAGACGACCTTTCTCGGCCAATCTAATGACTCGCTCGCAGCTAACAGTTTCCTATTCATCACTTATTTAGCTACCAGAATTCTTAAGCGGAAGCTATTACTTACTCAGACATGATATCCTTCAACCCTTGCCACGTCTGCTCTTTGATATCCATTACCACACGCAAAAGGCTCATCTCTTTCGGCAAAGATTGGGTCATTCCTTCCACGAGAGCATGGAGACGTCTGAAGTGCGGCAAAGCTGCCAAGGGTGAGGGATTATGGTTTTGAGGGTCCAGAATGGAGTCACTAATAGATGCATTAGCTCGGATTTCTGACCAGTATTATTTGCCCTACCTCAACGCAACGGCTTCTTCCAACATGCTCGTCCAAGTGAGCCCAGCTTGGAGGTTTCCTAGGTCATTCTGTAGCCCTTCAAGTTCATTCAAGATTGTTTCTTGCTTGTCCCTGCCCGCTGCTTCGGCGTCCAAaatctcttctccctctaCTGACTCTGATATGTCACCAATAAGCTCCGAAAGCTTATCGGCCAGATTGTATCTTTGTAGAGATAATTCTTGGGCTGACTGAAGAAGCAGTTGCAGAGAGTCCTGAGTCtttgaaagaagagatggaagcgCCTTGCTTGTCTCCTGAAGCTAATGGCCGATATAAGGACGAGTTGATCTTCTAATTTCGACACATACCTCCTTTGCAGCCTTGATGTCTTTTCCCTCCCAGTAAGAAATTTCATCATCCAGACCTTCCCTTCGCTTCTTCCCTACTGCATCACCGGACAGGGTTTGGTCCTGATGTGTAGGCTTCATAAGAGCAGCTACATCAGAGAAATGTGTGTCGACATGGGCTCTGA includes these proteins:
- a CDS encoding Hypothetical protein (Similar to TIGR gene model, INSD accession AAW41871.1; CNB02550) → MASSSIPSQIRTLTQPPLPNALASQIRAHVDTHFSDVAALMKPTHQDQTLSGDAVGKKRREGLDDEISYWEGKDIKAAKELQETSKALPSLLSKTQDSLQLLLQSAQELSLQRYNLADKLSELIGDISESVEGEEILDAEAAGRDKQETILNELEGLQNDLGNLQAGLTWTSMLEEAVALSDSILDPQNHNPSPLAALPHFRRLHALVEGMTQSLPKEMSLLRVVMDIKEQTWQGLKDIMSEKLLAASESLDWPRKVVYENAPLEARRSFERAFQDLLYLQLEKESLEETGASSHPQWSSGMGLYPLQALVRPIELRFRYHFMGTKGTNRIDKPEWAFANILDQVYTHQTFLTTYIQQLTSQAGYTSVSVKCDFTLLLLPILLSLLRARIPHLLDHPALLAHTVYQTVVFDEAVRGGGFDLKATSLYEGRDAPTWEGLVGVVLRENDWFERWLAGEKKFANTRLQEIISANDAWVISEELPEEDEGLSNMRPTISSRQVKGLVEQIIDRYAPLPELEYKLPFLLTVQFPILTTYQARISGSLDAFESLSSAFARVVPGALSGNTRSGINIDQRALTSGKIGVERLVKALLSSDWVAEAMRKWADRIFFVELSNDLQNSTALKWKIQSDPLVPQSIKAPTATDTSYQSASVFDVLIGQYEQLSRRAEDMIVKLVTVEVENELKQHLTRRWDNPPSTEPINPSAHFASALTTYTSHISALLSLLPSLTTARLYRRIVDELSRHILQRGVYSGWSKFSESGGQDFREEINEWKEATAQVFSSNQWNKDVWAILYDTPWNQLVYVSKLLSLPTSPSPQSENDQGLTFSQAMAAAWADGSSLVEFENRLGIEMGKEEMQRILRRRMECWR